One Calderihabitans maritimus genomic window carries:
- the groL gene encoding chaperonin GroEL (60 kDa chaperone family; promotes refolding of misfolded polypeptides especially under stressful conditions; forms two stacked rings of heptamers to form a barrel-shaped 14mer; ends can be capped by GroES; misfolded proteins enter the barrel where they are refolded when GroES binds), whose product MAKQLAFDVQARQALEQGVDMVANAVKVTLGPKGRNVVIEKKFGSPVITKDGVTVAKEIELKDPYTNMGAQLCKEVASKTNDIAGDGTTTATVLAQAIMKEGLKNVAAGANPIFVKKGIDKAVEAVVKEIEKQSIKVETREDIAHVASIAANDREIGELIAEAMEKVGRDGVITVEESKGTTTTLTVVEGMEFDRGYVSPYFVTNPDNMEAELEEPYILLYEKKISAVNDILPLLEKVVRTGKPLLIIAEDVEGEALATLVVNKIRGTLNCAAVKAPGFGDRRKAMLEDIAILTNGTFISEDTGIKLENVDITMLGRAKKVKITKEKTTIVEGYGSEEAVRGRINQIKKQIEETDSEYDREKLQERLAKLAGGVAVIEVGAATETELKEKKHRIEDALSATRAAVEEGIVAGGGATLVHCIPALDNIQAEGDEAVGVRIVRRALEEPLRQIVANSGLEGSIVVEEVKKRGKGIGFNALTEEYVDMVKAGIVDPAKVTRSALQNAASIASLLLTTEALIAEIPEKEKNNNPPGMPDMDY is encoded by the coding sequence GTGGCAAAACAGTTGGCTTTTGACGTTCAAGCCAGGCAGGCCCTGGAACAGGGTGTCGACATGGTAGCCAACGCGGTTAAGGTTACCCTCGGCCCCAAAGGGCGCAACGTGGTTATTGAAAAGAAATTTGGTTCTCCCGTCATCACCAAAGACGGGGTAACTGTAGCTAAGGAAATCGAATTAAAAGATCCCTATACTAACATGGGCGCTCAGCTCTGCAAAGAAGTAGCTTCTAAAACCAACGACATAGCTGGTGACGGTACTACTACGGCAACCGTGCTGGCCCAGGCCATCATGAAGGAGGGCCTGAAAAACGTAGCTGCCGGTGCCAACCCGATCTTCGTTAAGAAGGGTATAGACAAAGCAGTTGAGGCAGTAGTCAAAGAAATAGAAAAGCAGAGCATTAAAGTAGAAACCAGAGAAGATATCGCTCATGTTGCTTCTATTGCTGCCAATGACCGGGAAATCGGCGAACTGATTGCCGAGGCTATGGAAAAGGTAGGACGCGACGGAGTAATTACGGTCGAAGAATCTAAAGGTACCACCACTACTTTGACGGTAGTAGAAGGAATGGAATTTGACCGGGGATATGTTTCTCCCTACTTCGTAACCAACCCGGATAACATGGAAGCAGAGCTGGAAGAACCCTACATCCTCCTGTACGAGAAGAAAATTTCCGCTGTTAACGATATCTTACCCCTGCTAGAAAAAGTTGTGCGTACCGGCAAGCCGCTGCTGATCATTGCTGAAGACGTGGAAGGCGAGGCTCTGGCTACGCTGGTCGTCAACAAGATCCGCGGAACACTGAACTGCGCTGCGGTTAAAGCTCCCGGCTTCGGCGACCGTCGCAAGGCTATGCTGGAGGACATCGCCATTCTCACCAATGGTACCTTCATTTCAGAAGATACCGGTATCAAGCTGGAAAATGTAGATATCACCATGCTCGGTAGGGCTAAAAAAGTTAAAATCACTAAAGAAAAGACAACTATCGTGGAAGGATACGGTTCGGAAGAAGCCGTACGCGGCCGCATCAACCAGATCAAGAAGCAGATCGAAGAGACCGATTCCGAATACGACCGGGAGAAGCTGCAAGAGCGCTTGGCTAAACTGGCCGGCGGCGTAGCCGTCATTGAAGTAGGTGCCGCCACCGAAACCGAACTCAAGGAGAAGAAGCACCGTATCGAAGATGCTCTGTCCGCAACTAGAGCCGCAGTAGAAGAAGGTATCGTCGCCGGAGGAGGCGCTACCCTGGTCCACTGCATCCCTGCTCTGGACAACATCCAGGCCGAGGGAGACGAAGCAGTCGGTGTGCGGATCGTGCGGAGGGCTCTAGAAGAGCCGCTGCGTCAGATTGTGGCTAACTCCGGTCTAGAAGGCTCCATAGTAGTAGAAGAAGTTAAGAAGAGAGGCAAAGGAATAGGCTTCAACGCTCTTACGGAAGAATACGTAGATATGGTCAAGGCAGGTATCGTGGACCCAGCTAAGGTTACGCGCAGCGCTCTGCAAAACGCCGCCAGCATAGCTTCCCTGCTACTGACCACCGAAGCCTTGATAGCAGAAATCCCTGAAAAAGAAAAGAACAACAACCCTCCGGGAATGCCTGATATGGATTACTAA
- the groES gene encoding co-chaperone GroES has protein sequence MLKPLGDRVVVKPVTAEEKTEAGIVLPDTAKEKPQEGEVIAVGPGRMLDNGNRVAPEVKVGDRVIFAKYSGTEVKIGGQEYLILRESDILAIRQ, from the coding sequence TTGTTAAAGCCGCTTGGTGACCGGGTAGTAGTTAAGCCTGTTACGGCAGAAGAGAAAACAGAAGCAGGTATTGTTCTCCCGGACACGGCAAAAGAAAAACCGCAGGAGGGGGAAGTTATTGCAGTAGGCCCGGGGAGAATGCTGGACAACGGTAATCGAGTAGCTCCCGAGGTTAAAGTAGGAGACCGGGTCATCTTCGCCAAGTACAGCGGCACCGAGGTTAAAATTGGAGGCCAGGAGTACCTCATCCTGCGGGAAAGCGACATTCTGGCCATCAGGCAGTAA
- the serC gene encoding 3-phosphoserine/phosphohydroxythreonine transaminase translates to MTKRVFNFNPGPATLPLPVLEEAQKDLLNYKNTGMSVMEMSHRSKEVSELIEEAEALMKELLEIPQDYRVLFLQGGASSQFYMVPMNFLREGSEANYIITGSFAEKAYKEAVKIGPTHIAASTKEENFTRIVKPEEIKLSSHPAYVHITSNNTIYGTQWHAFPDFGDIPLVADMSSDILSRRFDVSKFALIYAGAQKNLGPAGVTVVIIRPDMLERVPDHLPTMLKYDTHAEKNSLYNTPPVFAIYMVTLVLRWVKNSGGLAAIEKQNEEKAKVLYDVLDNSGGFYRGHAQKDSRSLMNVTFRLPNEELEKLFLSEAADQGIVGVKGHRSVGGMRASIYNAMTLEGCRALADFMKEFQRRHG, encoded by the coding sequence ATGACGAAAAGAGTGTTTAATTTCAATCCCGGTCCCGCTACCCTTCCGCTTCCCGTCCTGGAAGAAGCGCAGAAAGACCTTCTGAATTACAAAAACACCGGAATGTCGGTAATGGAAATGAGCCACCGTTCCAAGGAAGTGTCGGAACTAATCGAAGAAGCAGAAGCCCTGATGAAGGAACTTCTAGAAATTCCTCAGGATTACCGCGTGTTGTTTTTGCAAGGCGGAGCCAGCAGTCAGTTTTACATGGTACCGATGAATTTCCTCCGGGAGGGGAGTGAGGCCAACTACATCATTACGGGTAGCTTTGCGGAAAAAGCTTATAAAGAAGCGGTCAAGATCGGCCCCACTCATATTGCCGCCAGTACAAAGGAAGAAAACTTTACCCGTATAGTGAAACCGGAGGAAATTAAATTAAGCTCTCATCCTGCTTATGTGCATATAACTTCCAACAACACTATCTATGGAACTCAGTGGCACGCTTTTCCGGACTTCGGCGACATACCCCTGGTAGCGGACATGTCCAGCGATATCCTTTCCCGGCGCTTTGACGTTTCTAAATTTGCCCTCATCTACGCCGGCGCGCAAAAAAACCTGGGTCCGGCGGGAGTAACGGTAGTGATCATCCGGCCGGATATGCTGGAACGGGTCCCTGACCATCTGCCGACCATGCTCAAGTATGACACCCACGCGGAAAAGAATTCTCTTTACAATACTCCTCCCGTCTTTGCCATTTACATGGTAACCCTGGTTCTCCGTTGGGTTAAGAACAGCGGCGGACTGGCAGCAATTGAAAAACAAAACGAAGAAAAAGCTAAAGTCCTCTATGATGTTCTGGACAACAGCGGAGGTTTCTACCGGGGTCATGCTCAAAAGGACAGTCGTTCCCTGATGAATGTAACCTTCCGCCTGCCCAATGAAGAACTGGAAAAACTGTTCCTCAGTGAAGCTGCGGACCAAGGCATTGTAGGAGTGAAAGGACACCGCTCTGTAGGCGGAATGCGGGCTTCGATTTATAATGCCATGACCCTGGAAGGCTGCAGGGCTTTAGCTGATTTTATGAAAGAATTTCAGCGCAGACACGGATAA
- the addB gene encoding helicase-exonuclease AddAB subunit AddB → MSLRFILGRAGTGKSHTCLEGIRQALHKEPAGNSIIFLVPEQATFQMERALVNLPGLAGTIRAQVLSFRRMAFRVLQEAGGASRPHIGELGKRMALQALLIKRTDDLKVYNRAARRTGFVEQLARTISEMKSYRLSPGDIKEHYLRLKQTGGEDSLLAAKLHDLACLYADWEEWLKNRYIDPDDYLNLLAEKIPESRLIKGATVWVDGFAGFTPQEYHVLGALLRAARQVNVALCIDSRDVDRELEETDLFYSTWETYHKLRKIAEDNGIPVAEPLILDRPGKAPFRFALSPELAHLEREFFRYPTCPFRGKVEGIQLVAAADRRAEVEAAARKMISLCRDRGYRWREMAVILRDLEPYRDLIETVFGDYGIPYFIDRKQEVSHHPLVELLRSALEIVTTRWADEPVFRFLKTDLVPLERGEVDHLENYVLAHGIKGEIWLREEPWDFNYELAWEENGTETDYEERKLAAVNAAREKVRHVLEPFYRRLNREKLTVKEICKALWDLLAALKVSERLEEWRLEAEKQGDLVGLQEQVQVWNGVLELLDQMAEALGEEEITVSQYAQILEAGLESLRLGLIPPAVDQVLVGNVERSRHPNLRAAFVLGAGEGIMPARMGEEGVFSDKERSQMRKEGLELAPTRTERVLQEQYLIYIALTRSGEYLWLSYPLADAEGKALNPSPVVNRLREIFPALEVDFAPKEPAGEEDLEFVVNPNRSLTYLINQLREVRQGKPLSAVWAEVYQWFVEDEKRKEDFRKLVKALNYSNLLKPLPRELVQKLYGKPLRSSVSRLETFAACPFSYFASYGLQLKERRVFGFEAPDRGVFFHRALKRFVEKLQQRSRKWGELDGEERRNLVLEVVEELRPWLQRANLLGSARHDYIVLKLRRELELAVEILTEHARRGSFVPVAVEMDFGGEGSLPPLRLPLPEGEMELRGRIDRVDWAEWEGRHFFRVIDYKSSPADLRLEEVYHGLSLQLLCYLAVVLENAEKLAGSPAEPGGVLYFSVYSPLVNESGPVAEEVRKQEIKKRLKMKGLVLADMDAVRLMGAREKGETSYLIPVRINRDGSLGKASSAASREQFEMLLRLVKERAQKLGSRIVRGEIVVAPYRRGQESPCRHCRYRPVCQFDPLAGDQYRFLEKIAGDFWERVAAELEGGEANGL, encoded by the coding sequence ATGAGCCTGCGTTTTATTCTCGGCCGGGCCGGTACCGGCAAATCTCACACTTGCCTGGAAGGCATCCGGCAGGCTTTACATAAAGAACCTGCAGGTAACTCGATCATATTTCTGGTGCCGGAGCAGGCAACCTTTCAGATGGAACGCGCGCTGGTGAACCTGCCCGGTTTGGCGGGAACCATTCGGGCGCAGGTTTTAAGTTTCAGGCGCATGGCCTTTCGCGTACTGCAGGAAGCGGGCGGGGCCAGCCGCCCCCACATAGGGGAACTGGGAAAAAGGATGGCCCTACAGGCGCTCCTGATAAAAAGAACTGACGACCTGAAAGTCTATAACCGGGCTGCCCGCCGGACCGGTTTTGTAGAGCAACTGGCGAGGACTATTTCGGAAATGAAATCCTACCGGCTCAGTCCCGGGGATATAAAAGAGCATTACCTCCGGCTCAAACAAACGGGAGGGGAAGATTCTCTGCTGGCCGCTAAACTTCATGACCTGGCCTGTCTCTACGCCGACTGGGAAGAATGGCTAAAAAACCGTTATATAGACCCGGACGACTATCTGAACCTGCTGGCAGAAAAAATACCGGAATCACGTTTGATAAAGGGCGCTACCGTCTGGGTGGACGGATTTGCCGGCTTCACCCCCCAGGAATACCACGTTTTAGGCGCGCTGTTGCGCGCGGCCCGGCAGGTAAATGTAGCCCTTTGTATTGACAGCCGGGATGTCGACCGGGAACTGGAAGAAACGGATCTCTTTTATTCTACTTGGGAGACGTATCATAAATTAAGGAAAATAGCCGAAGATAACGGAATACCTGTTGCGGAGCCGCTTATTCTGGACCGGCCGGGTAAAGCGCCGTTTCGCTTCGCTCTGTCTCCCGAACTGGCGCACTTGGAACGGGAATTCTTCCGCTACCCTACCTGCCCTTTCCGGGGAAAAGTCGAAGGGATACAACTGGTGGCGGCTGCCGACCGGCGGGCGGAGGTGGAAGCGGCGGCCCGCAAAATGATAAGCCTGTGCCGGGACAGGGGGTACCGCTGGCGGGAAATGGCGGTGATTTTGCGGGATTTGGAGCCGTATCGGGACTTAATCGAGACGGTGTTTGGCGACTACGGTATACCGTATTTTATTGACCGGAAGCAGGAGGTTAGCCACCACCCTCTGGTAGAGCTGTTACGGTCGGCTCTGGAAATAGTAACTACCCGGTGGGCTGATGAGCCTGTTTTCCGTTTTTTAAAAACGGATCTGGTACCACTGGAACGCGGCGAAGTAGATCACTTGGAAAATTATGTCCTGGCCCACGGTATAAAGGGAGAGATATGGTTGCGGGAAGAGCCGTGGGATTTTAACTATGAGCTGGCGTGGGAGGAAAACGGAACCGAGACTGATTACGAGGAACGGAAGCTGGCGGCTGTTAACGCGGCCCGGGAAAAAGTACGGCATGTATTAGAGCCCTTTTACCGCCGCCTGAACCGTGAAAAATTGACGGTAAAGGAAATATGCAAAGCTTTGTGGGACCTGCTTGCGGCTCTAAAGGTATCCGAGCGTTTGGAAGAGTGGCGGCTGGAAGCGGAAAAGCAGGGGGATTTGGTGGGCCTTCAGGAGCAGGTGCAGGTATGGAACGGGGTTCTAGAACTGCTGGACCAGATGGCCGAGGCGTTGGGGGAAGAAGAAATCACTGTCTCGCAATATGCACAAATATTGGAAGCAGGCCTCGAGAGCCTTCGTTTAGGTTTAATTCCTCCCGCCGTGGACCAGGTGCTGGTCGGTAACGTGGAAAGGTCGCGCCACCCTAACCTTCGCGCTGCTTTCGTACTGGGCGCCGGCGAGGGAATAATGCCTGCCCGTATGGGCGAAGAAGGAGTTTTTTCGGATAAAGAGCGGAGCCAAATGCGGAAAGAGGGGCTAGAACTGGCCCCTACCAGAACGGAGAGGGTGCTGCAGGAACAATATTTAATTTACATAGCTCTGACTCGCTCCGGCGAGTATCTTTGGTTGAGCTACCCCCTGGCGGATGCCGAAGGAAAGGCTTTAAATCCTTCTCCCGTGGTCAACCGCCTGCGGGAGATTTTCCCCGCGCTGGAGGTTGACTTTGCCCCCAAAGAACCGGCGGGAGAAGAAGACCTGGAATTCGTAGTTAACCCCAATCGGTCTTTAACCTATTTGATAAACCAATTGCGGGAGGTCCGGCAGGGGAAACCCCTTTCGGCAGTCTGGGCAGAAGTATACCAGTGGTTTGTGGAAGACGAGAAGCGGAAGGAAGATTTTCGTAAATTGGTCAAAGCCCTCAATTACAGCAACTTGCTTAAACCGCTGCCGCGGGAACTGGTCCAAAAACTCTACGGAAAACCGCTGCGCAGCAGTGTATCGCGGTTGGAGACTTTTGCCGCCTGTCCTTTTTCCTATTTTGCTTCCTATGGACTGCAGCTAAAGGAACGGCGCGTATTCGGTTTTGAAGCTCCCGACCGGGGAGTGTTTTTCCACCGGGCGCTCAAGCGTTTTGTAGAAAAACTACAGCAGCGGTCCCGAAAGTGGGGAGAATTGGACGGTGAAGAGAGAAGAAATTTAGTTCTCGAGGTAGTGGAGGAACTTCGTCCATGGTTACAAAGGGCTAACCTTCTGGGTTCTGCCCGCCATGACTATATCGTGCTGAAGCTCAGGCGGGAACTGGAACTGGCGGTAGAAATTCTAACCGAGCATGCCCGCCGGGGCAGTTTTGTTCCCGTTGCCGTAGAAATGGACTTCGGCGGTGAAGGGAGTTTACCTCCGCTTCGCCTGCCGCTGCCGGAGGGGGAAATGGAACTGCGGGGACGAATAGATCGGGTAGACTGGGCGGAGTGGGAAGGACGTCACTTTTTCCGGGTGATTGACTATAAGAGCAGTCCGGCGGATTTACGCCTGGAGGAAGTTTATCACGGCTTGTCCCTGCAGCTGTTGTGCTATCTGGCGGTAGTGCTGGAAAATGCGGAGAAACTGGCGGGAAGTCCGGCAGAACCCGGGGGAGTTTTATATTTCAGTGTTTACAGTCCTCTTGTGAACGAAAGCGGACCGGTAGCGGAGGAAGTAAGGAAGCAGGAGATTAAGAAACGTCTGAAGATGAAAGGGCTGGTCCTGGCAGACATGGACGCGGTGCGGCTAATGGGAGCGAGGGAAAAGGGAGAAACTTCTTACCTGATCCCCGTGCGGATCAACCGGGACGGGAGCCTGGGTAAAGCTTCTTCCGCGGCCAGCCGGGAGCAGTTTGAAATGCTGTTGCGCCTGGTTAAGGAAAGAGCGCAGAAGCTGGGCAGCCGCATTGTGCGGGGCGAAATTGTAGTGGCCCCTTACCGGCGCGGTCAGGAGAGTCCCTGCCGGCATTGCCGGTACCGGCCAGTCTGCCAGTTCGATCCTCTCGCTGGTGACCAGTACCGTTTCCTGGAGAAAATTGCGGGGGATTTTTGGGAAAGAGTGGCAGCGGAACTGGAAGGGGGAGAGGCAAATGGTCTTTAG